The Coregonus clupeaformis isolate EN_2021a unplaced genomic scaffold, ASM2061545v1 scaf3082, whole genome shotgun sequence genome has a segment encoding these proteins:
- the LOC123489627 gene encoding chromosome transmission fidelity protein 18 homolog, with protein sequence KRVGEELEEGLREGGGAQRLQHILHLASSTGEYDKLTQGLYDNFLSMRVKDPSLGGVCQALDWLGFSDGLTQAMLQGQNFSLLRYQPFLPVAFHFLFAHTHVPRINYPHSQYEALTKTTASRNALAAMLSDVPACIRTRVSELSLSLDILSLLLDIICPKLRPVNPQLFSSREKQQLVELIDTMISYNLCYRQDRTPDGQYVYVLEPRVEEVVCFPGLPPTDS encoded by the exons GAAGCGTGTGGGCGAGGAGCTGGAAGAGGGGCTTAGAGAAGGAGGCGGGGCCCAGAGACTGCAGCACATCCTTCACCTGGCCTCATCCACCGGAGAGTACGACAAactcacacag GGTCTCTATGATAACTTCCTGTCCATGCGTGTGAAAGACCCCAGTCTGGGCGGAGTGTGTCAGGCTCTGGATTGGCTGGGTTTCTCAGACGGGTTGACCCAGGCCATGCTGCAAGGGCAGAACTTCTCTCTGCTGCGATACCAGCCCTTCCTCCCCGTAGCTTTCCACTTCCTGTTTGCTCACACACACGTCCCCCGGATCAACTACCCCCACAGCCAGTACGAG gctctaACTAAGACCACGGCCAGCAGGAACGCTCTGGCGGCCATGTTGTCTGACGTCCCAGCATGCATCAGGACCAGAGTCAGTGAGCTCAGTCTCAGTCTGGACATCCTGTCTCTCCTGCTGGATATCATCTGTCCTAAATTAcgacct gtgaaccccCAGTTGTTCAGCAGTAGAGAGAAACAACAGCTGGTTGAGCTGATCGACACCATGATCTCCTATAACCTCTGCTATAGACAGGACAGAACACCTGACGGACAATATGTCTACGTACTGGAgcc gcgtgtggaggaggtggtgtgtttCCCAGGCCTGCCCCCCACAGACAGCTGA